In Carya illinoinensis cultivar Pawnee chromosome 9, C.illinoinensisPawnee_v1, whole genome shotgun sequence, the following are encoded in one genomic region:
- the LOC122275306 gene encoding uncharacterized protein LOC122275306 isoform X2, protein MNLVLGILCCNETCLVVMKCVSFQRNSSCVLTDSPTIDLRQALGSLELSMTGSCARQPFSTDDMVVRKFRAQSSDIIWSGDACICAKQLKHYPAFCRNRTTIAVHSFVYIMAEEGSQYLGYLEDMYEDKKGLKKVKVRWFHHYKEVERVIPQLDSHPREVFITPHVQVISAECVDGPATVLTPKHYEKCVATGAPSSSPGIHICFRQFKNNKIKPFTLPKLSGYSNQAILSSIDGLLVTKQKVKCHKLNMEDEEEFAQDDPLRVGTKRKRSYKGYQGVEIGSGIGHSFPRNQLTECEPKLPKLKLRFSRRTTGIKIFEPKCPVSFKVDDKIELLCQDSGICGCWFRCKVLRASQKHLKVQYDDVQDADGCGNLEEWVPSARVAAPDMLGMRCSGRLTIRPSPPEDFTDLALEVGAPVDAWWSDGWWEGVITGVDTSGNDTWHVYFPGEDKVLQLHKKNFRPSRDWIWDRWVDIKAKPDILNLCENASPNLKLSVCSAMAKASRCGGSKLLETPKLEAVEEQQEIPDLTISDEVLERVEGRGDENGDNNANGDLGSDKDVNS, encoded by the exons ATGAATTTAGTCTTAGGTATATTATGCTGTAATGAAACTTGCCTTGTAGTAATGAAGTGTGTTTCTTTCCAAAGAAATTCTTCATGTGTGTTAACAGATTCACCAACAATTGATTTACGACAAGCTTTAGGATCTCTCGAATTATCAATGACTGGATCCTGTGCTCGTCAACCTTTCTCTACAGATGATATG GTTGTAAGAAAATTTAGAGCTCAAAGTTCGGATATTATATGGTCTGGCGATGCTTGTATCTGTGCCAAACAGCTCAAGCACTACCCAGCTTTTTGCAGGAACAGAACAACCATAGCT GTTCATTCGTTTGTATATATTATGGCTGAAGAAGGAAGTCAGTATCTTGGTTACTTGGAAGATATGTATGAAGACAAGAAGGGACTCAAAAAGGTTAAAGTGCGGTGGTTTCACCACTATAAGGAAGTTGAGCGTGTAATCCCTCAACTGGATTCCCACCCAAGAGAAGTTTTCATCACACCTCATGTTCAGGTGATCAGTGCTGAGTGTGTTGATGGTCCTGCGACAGTTTTGACTCCTAAACATTATGAAAAATGTGTGGCTACTGGTGCACCTAGTTCTTCACCAGGAATCCACATATGCTTTAGGCAGTTTAAGAACAATAAGATCAAGCCCTTTACTCTTCCTAAGCTGTCTGGGTATTCTAATCAAGCTATCCTCTCTTCTATAGATGGTTTGCTCGTCACCAAGCAAAAAGTCAAGTGCCATAAATTGAACATGGAAGATGAGGAAGAGTTTGCACAAGATGATCCTTTGAGGGTGGGTACTAAGAGGAAGAGAAGTTACAAGGGTTATCAAGGAGTTGAAATTGGTTCTGGTATTGGACATTCATTCCCTAGGAATCAGTTAACAGAGTGTGAACCAAAACTCCCAAAGTTGAAATTGAGATTTTCAAGGAGAACAACGGGAATAAAGATTTTTGAACCCAAATGTCCTGTTTCTTTTAAGGTTGATGACAAGATAGAATTGCTCTGTCAAGATAGTGGCATTTGTGGCTGCTGGTTTAGGTGTAAGGTCTTGCGGGCATCTCAGAAGCATCTGAAAGTTCAATATGATGATGTGCAGGATGCAGATGGATGTGGCAATCTAGAG GAATGGGTCCCTTCTGCTAGAGTTGCAGCTCCCGATATGCTAGGCATGAGATGCTCAGGCCGCCTGACAATTCGGCCAAGCCCTCCAGAAGATTTTACCGACCTTGCATTGGAGGTTGGTGCCCCAGTTGACGCATGGTGGAGTGATGGCTGGTGGGAAGGTGTTATAACTGGAGTTGACACCTCTGGAAATGACACTTGGCATGTTTACTTCCCCG GGGAAGACAAGGTTCTGCAGCTCCACAAAAAGAATTTTCGACCTTCCAGAGATTGGATATGGGACAGATGGGTTGATATAAAGGCGAAGCCTGACATTCTCAATTTATGTGAAAATGCCAGTCCTAACTTGAAGCTTTCAGTGTGTTCTGCTATGGCTAAAGCATCTCGGTGTGGTGGCTCTAAACTCTTGGAAACTCCCAAACTTGAAGCAGTTGAAGAACAGCAAGAAATACCAGATTTAACCATTTCTGATGAAGTCCTGGAAAGAGTTGAGGGTCGTGGGGATGAAAATGGTGATAATAATGCCAATGGTGATCTTGGTTCTGACAAAGATGTGAACAGCTGA
- the LOC122275306 gene encoding uncharacterized protein LOC122275306 isoform X3 has product MADIIGLKASCSILRYFKNSSCVLTDSPTIDLRQALGSLELSMTGSCARQPFSTDDMVVRKFRAQSSDIIWSGDACICAKQLKHYPAFCRNRTTIAVHSFVYIMAEEGSQYLGYLEDMYEDKKGLKKVKVRWFHHYKEVERVIPQLDSHPREVFITPHVQVISAECVDGPATVLTPKHYEKCVATGAPSSSPGIHICFRQFKNNKIKPFTLPKLSGYSNQAILSSIDGLLVTKQKVKCHKLNMEDEEEFAQDDPLRVGTKRKRSYKGYQGVEIGSGIGHSFPRNQLTECEPKLPKLKLRFSRRTTGIKIFEPKCPVSFKVDDKIELLCQDSGICGCWFRCKVLRASQKHLKVQYDDVQDADGCGNLEEWVPSARVAAPDMLGMRCSGRLTIRPSPPEDFTDLALEVGAPVDAWWSDGWWEGVITGVDTSGNDTWHVYFPGEDKVLQLHKKNFRPSRDWIWDRWVDIKAKPDILNLCENASPNLKLSVCSAMAKASRCGGSKLLETPKLEAVEEQQEIPDLTISDEVLERVEGRGDENGDNNANGDLGSDKDVNS; this is encoded by the exons ATGGCTGACATCATTGGTCTCAAGGCATCGTGTTCCATACTCAGATATTTCAA AAATTCTTCATGTGTGTTAACAGATTCACCAACAATTGATTTACGACAAGCTTTAGGATCTCTCGAATTATCAATGACTGGATCCTGTGCTCGTCAACCTTTCTCTACAGATGATATG GTTGTAAGAAAATTTAGAGCTCAAAGTTCGGATATTATATGGTCTGGCGATGCTTGTATCTGTGCCAAACAGCTCAAGCACTACCCAGCTTTTTGCAGGAACAGAACAACCATAGCT GTTCATTCGTTTGTATATATTATGGCTGAAGAAGGAAGTCAGTATCTTGGTTACTTGGAAGATATGTATGAAGACAAGAAGGGACTCAAAAAGGTTAAAGTGCGGTGGTTTCACCACTATAAGGAAGTTGAGCGTGTAATCCCTCAACTGGATTCCCACCCAAGAGAAGTTTTCATCACACCTCATGTTCAGGTGATCAGTGCTGAGTGTGTTGATGGTCCTGCGACAGTTTTGACTCCTAAACATTATGAAAAATGTGTGGCTACTGGTGCACCTAGTTCTTCACCAGGAATCCACATATGCTTTAGGCAGTTTAAGAACAATAAGATCAAGCCCTTTACTCTTCCTAAGCTGTCTGGGTATTCTAATCAAGCTATCCTCTCTTCTATAGATGGTTTGCTCGTCACCAAGCAAAAAGTCAAGTGCCATAAATTGAACATGGAAGATGAGGAAGAGTTTGCACAAGATGATCCTTTGAGGGTGGGTACTAAGAGGAAGAGAAGTTACAAGGGTTATCAAGGAGTTGAAATTGGTTCTGGTATTGGACATTCATTCCCTAGGAATCAGTTAACAGAGTGTGAACCAAAACTCCCAAAGTTGAAATTGAGATTTTCAAGGAGAACAACGGGAATAAAGATTTTTGAACCCAAATGTCCTGTTTCTTTTAAGGTTGATGACAAGATAGAATTGCTCTGTCAAGATAGTGGCATTTGTGGCTGCTGGTTTAGGTGTAAGGTCTTGCGGGCATCTCAGAAGCATCTGAAAGTTCAATATGATGATGTGCAGGATGCAGATGGATGTGGCAATCTAGAG GAATGGGTCCCTTCTGCTAGAGTTGCAGCTCCCGATATGCTAGGCATGAGATGCTCAGGCCGCCTGACAATTCGGCCAAGCCCTCCAGAAGATTTTACCGACCTTGCATTGGAGGTTGGTGCCCCAGTTGACGCATGGTGGAGTGATGGCTGGTGGGAAGGTGTTATAACTGGAGTTGACACCTCTGGAAATGACACTTGGCATGTTTACTTCCCCG GGGAAGACAAGGTTCTGCAGCTCCACAAAAAGAATTTTCGACCTTCCAGAGATTGGATATGGGACAGATGGGTTGATATAAAGGCGAAGCCTGACATTCTCAATTTATGTGAAAATGCCAGTCCTAACTTGAAGCTTTCAGTGTGTTCTGCTATGGCTAAAGCATCTCGGTGTGGTGGCTCTAAACTCTTGGAAACTCCCAAACTTGAAGCAGTTGAAGAACAGCAAGAAATACCAGATTTAACCATTTCTGATGAAGTCCTGGAAAGAGTTGAGGGTCGTGGGGATGAAAATGGTGATAATAATGCCAATGGTGATCTTGGTTCTGACAAAGATGTGAACAGCTGA
- the LOC122275111 gene encoding uncharacterized protein LOC122275111: protein MLQLKEMKTIFLRSQFYLPYCSSFTNSSSHPPSLVPIKTTTSLKHSINSPTATLPSKIRTIPRQTILHHTKSNQKNKPLILELVPKCQIPSKDQEPLKVSPNRYSRFVIVGAVSFGLVLFLVGMDDQMALALGPEGPLMEEFWDNVRRYALYALTVSTGAIYTIFLPIVELLKNPISAILVITIFAGGIFIVSQVLSAMVGVSDFTYDYGY from the coding sequence ATGCTACaactcaaggaaatgaagaCAATTTTTCTGAGATCCCAGTTCTACCTGCCTTATTGCTCCAGTTTCACCAATTCATCTTCACATCCTCCATCTCTCGTTCCCATCAAAACCACAACATCCCTGAAACACTCCATCAATTCTCCCACAGCAACCCTACCTTCAAAAATTAGAACCATCCCAAGACAAACGATACTTCACCATACAAAATCCAATCAGAAAAACAAGCCCCTAATCTTAGAACTCGTGCCAAAATGCCAAATTCCCTCCAAGGATCAGGAACCTCTAAAAGTTTCTCCAAATCGGTATTCAAGGTTCGTGATAGTAGGAGCTGTTTCTTTCGGATTGGTGCTGTTTCTTGTGGGAATGGATGACCAGATGGCGTTGGCTCTTGGTCCAGAGGGGCCTCTGATGGAAGAGTTTTGGGACAATGTCAGAAGATATGCTCTTTACGCTCTCACAGTCAGTACAGGAGCTATTTACACGATCTTCCTACCCATAGTGGAGTTGCTTAAGAACCCCATATCTGCAATTCTCGTTATAACCATCTTCGCGGGAGGTATTTTCATTGTTTCTCAAGTGCTTTCTGCCATGGTTGGTGTTTCTGATTTCACTTATGATTATGGATATTAG
- the LOC122275306 gene encoding uncharacterized protein LOC122275306 isoform X1, producing MSVNNPSFVEWEEQIICHERGNRMIYFFLKDVTGDSILAVIGTERSVRHMTYEVSEEFMQLSGFEKSDNVCMKWRARREVVEWLTSLVSRHRVPYSDISNSPTIDLRQALGSLELSMTGSCARQPFSTDDMVVRKFRAQSSDIIWSGDACICAKQLKHYPAFCRNRTTIAVHSFVYIMAEEGSQYLGYLEDMYEDKKGLKKVKVRWFHHYKEVERVIPQLDSHPREVFITPHVQVISAECVDGPATVLTPKHYEKCVATGAPSSSPGIHICFRQFKNNKIKPFTLPKLSGYSNQAILSSIDGLLVTKQKVKCHKLNMEDEEEFAQDDPLRVGTKRKRSYKGYQGVEIGSGIGHSFPRNQLTECEPKLPKLKLRFSRRTTGIKIFEPKCPVSFKVDDKIELLCQDSGICGCWFRCKVLRASQKHLKVQYDDVQDADGCGNLEEWVPSARVAAPDMLGMRCSGRLTIRPSPPEDFTDLALEVGAPVDAWWSDGWWEGVITGVDTSGNDTWHVYFPGEDKVLQLHKKNFRPSRDWIWDRWVDIKAKPDILNLCENASPNLKLSVCSAMAKASRCGGSKLLETPKLEAVEEQQEIPDLTISDEVLERVEGRGDENGDNNANGDLGSDKDVNS from the exons ATGTCTGTGAATAATCCTAGTTTTGTGGAATGGGAGGAGCAAATTATATGCCATGAGCGTGGTAACcgtatgatttatttttttctaaaggaTGTGACTGGAGATTCAATCCTTGCTGTTATAGGGACTGAGAGGAGTGTAAGGCATATGACATATGAAGTCTCGGAAGAGTTTATGCAGTTGTCCGGTTTTGAAAAATCCGACAATGTGTGCATGAAATGGCGGGCGAGAAGAGAAGTCGTTGAATGGCTGACATCATTGGTCTCAAGGCATCGTGTTCCATACTCAGATATTTCAA ATTCACCAACAATTGATTTACGACAAGCTTTAGGATCTCTCGAATTATCAATGACTGGATCCTGTGCTCGTCAACCTTTCTCTACAGATGATATG GTTGTAAGAAAATTTAGAGCTCAAAGTTCGGATATTATATGGTCTGGCGATGCTTGTATCTGTGCCAAACAGCTCAAGCACTACCCAGCTTTTTGCAGGAACAGAACAACCATAGCT GTTCATTCGTTTGTATATATTATGGCTGAAGAAGGAAGTCAGTATCTTGGTTACTTGGAAGATATGTATGAAGACAAGAAGGGACTCAAAAAGGTTAAAGTGCGGTGGTTTCACCACTATAAGGAAGTTGAGCGTGTAATCCCTCAACTGGATTCCCACCCAAGAGAAGTTTTCATCACACCTCATGTTCAGGTGATCAGTGCTGAGTGTGTTGATGGTCCTGCGACAGTTTTGACTCCTAAACATTATGAAAAATGTGTGGCTACTGGTGCACCTAGTTCTTCACCAGGAATCCACATATGCTTTAGGCAGTTTAAGAACAATAAGATCAAGCCCTTTACTCTTCCTAAGCTGTCTGGGTATTCTAATCAAGCTATCCTCTCTTCTATAGATGGTTTGCTCGTCACCAAGCAAAAAGTCAAGTGCCATAAATTGAACATGGAAGATGAGGAAGAGTTTGCACAAGATGATCCTTTGAGGGTGGGTACTAAGAGGAAGAGAAGTTACAAGGGTTATCAAGGAGTTGAAATTGGTTCTGGTATTGGACATTCATTCCCTAGGAATCAGTTAACAGAGTGTGAACCAAAACTCCCAAAGTTGAAATTGAGATTTTCAAGGAGAACAACGGGAATAAAGATTTTTGAACCCAAATGTCCTGTTTCTTTTAAGGTTGATGACAAGATAGAATTGCTCTGTCAAGATAGTGGCATTTGTGGCTGCTGGTTTAGGTGTAAGGTCTTGCGGGCATCTCAGAAGCATCTGAAAGTTCAATATGATGATGTGCAGGATGCAGATGGATGTGGCAATCTAGAG GAATGGGTCCCTTCTGCTAGAGTTGCAGCTCCCGATATGCTAGGCATGAGATGCTCAGGCCGCCTGACAATTCGGCCAAGCCCTCCAGAAGATTTTACCGACCTTGCATTGGAGGTTGGTGCCCCAGTTGACGCATGGTGGAGTGATGGCTGGTGGGAAGGTGTTATAACTGGAGTTGACACCTCTGGAAATGACACTTGGCATGTTTACTTCCCCG GGGAAGACAAGGTTCTGCAGCTCCACAAAAAGAATTTTCGACCTTCCAGAGATTGGATATGGGACAGATGGGTTGATATAAAGGCGAAGCCTGACATTCTCAATTTATGTGAAAATGCCAGTCCTAACTTGAAGCTTTCAGTGTGTTCTGCTATGGCTAAAGCATCTCGGTGTGGTGGCTCTAAACTCTTGGAAACTCCCAAACTTGAAGCAGTTGAAGAACAGCAAGAAATACCAGATTTAACCATTTCTGATGAAGTCCTGGAAAGAGTTGAGGGTCGTGGGGATGAAAATGGTGATAATAATGCCAATGGTGATCTTGGTTCTGACAAAGATGTGAACAGCTGA
- the LOC122275112 gene encoding TPD1 protein homolog 1 — protein MNRIGTACSKDDIAIFQGQTAPLPDGIPGYTVQILNVCASGCGISNIHVSCGWFSSARLINPLVFRRIYYDDCLVNGGEALGPGESLSFQYANSFRYPLSVSSVTCR, from the coding sequence ATGAACCGGATCGGCACAGCATGCTCCAAGGATGACATTGCCATATTTCAAGGCCAAACAGCCCCACTTCCCGATGGAATCCCAGGCTACACTGTTCAGATTCTGAATGTATGCGCCTCTGGTTGTGGCATTTCCAACATTCACGTCAGTTGTGGGTGGTTCAGCTCGGCCAGGTTGATAAATCCTCTAGTTTTCAGGCGAATTTATTACGACGATTGTCTTGTCAACGGCGGGGAGGCTCTTGGTCCTGGAGAAAGCCTCTCCTTCCAGTATGCCAATAGTTTCCGTTACCCTCTCTCAGTTTCATCCGTTACCTGTCGCTGA
- the LOC122275307 gene encoding transcriptional adapter ADA2-like: MGRSRGNFHSADEDPTQRSRRKKNASSGENSESSAAGQGTSEGKRALYHCNYCNKDITGKIRIKCVMCPDFDLCIECFSVGAEMTPHKSNHPYRVMDNLSFPLICADWNADDEILLLEGIEMYGMGNWAEIAEHVGTKSKEECIEHYTNVYMSSPYFPLPDMSHVVGKNRKELLAMAKGHSEDKKGFPMIGELNLKEESPFSPSRVKVEDSHKGGSSGRLLSSLISEVESGVRCSGSSAASTAANKKASNIAQVKDGAGVIKVEDPHADRSFSGKKRNTSVNEGPSLVELSGYNPKRQEFDPEYDNDAEQLLAEMEFKDTDTEDERELKLRVLRIYSKRLDERKHRKDFILERNLLYPNSFEKDFSPEERAICRQYDVFMRFHTKEEHEDLLQTVIAEHRTRKRIQELKEARAAGCRTSAEADRYLEQKRKREAEENACRPKESAQVGPSTQAGPNAFMASESAGKELNSRPAGLATPSSVNDLDIMGSYRADLLSESEKRLCSETQLPPPLYLKMQEVMSIEIIRGNVAKKSDAHNLFKLETSKIDTVYDMLVKKGIAQP, from the exons ATGGGTCGCTCACGTGGAAATTTCCACTCTGCTGATGAGGACCCGACCCAAAG AtcaaggagaaaaaagaatgcCTCCAGTGGTGAAAATTCAGAATCTTCAGCTGCAG GTCAAGGAACAAGCGAAGGGAAAAGAGCTTTATACCACTGCAATTATTGCAACAAAGACATTACAGGAAAGATCCGAATCAAGTGCGTCATGTGCCCCGATTTTGACCTATGTATTGAGTGTTTTTCTGTTGGAGCTGAGATGACACCTCATAAGAGCAATCACCCTTACAGGGTTATG GACAATTTATCTTTCCCTCTTATTTGTGCTGACTGGAATGCAGATGACGAAATACTGCTCCTAGAG GGGATTGAAATGTATGGAATGGGTAACTGGGCTGAAATTGCTGAGCATGTAGGGACTAAGAGCAAAGAAGAATGTATAGAACACTATACAAATGTCTATATGAGCTCTCCATACTTCCCTCTTCCG GACATGTCTCATGTTGTCGGAAAAAATAGAAAGGAGCTTCTTGCTATGGCTAAAGGACATAGTGAGGACAAGAAAG GATTTCCTATGATAGGGGAGCTTAATTTGAAGGAAGAATCTCCTTTTTCTCCTTCAAGAGTCAA AGTTGAAGATTCACATAAAGGTGGTTCCTCTGGACGCTTATTGTCAAGCTTAATTTCTG AGGTTGAATCTGGGGTCCGCTGTAGTGGCTCAAGTGCAGCATCAACAGCTGCTAACAAGAAGGCATCAAACATAGCCCAGGTCAAAGATGGCGCTGGTGTTATTAAAGTGGAAG ATCCCCATGCAGACAGGAGCTTTAGCGGAAAGAAACGGAACACTTCGGTGAATGAGGGTCCTTCTTTAGTTGAGTTGAGTGGCTATAACCCCAAAAGGCAGGAGTTTGATCCTGAATATGATAATGATGCTGAACAATTATTGGCTGAGATGGAATTTAAGGATACAGACACAGAGGATGAACGTGAGCTGAAGTTGAGAGTGCTACGAATCTATTCAAAGAG GCTTGATGAGAGGAAGCATAGGAAGGATTTCATATTAGAAAGAAACTTGTTATATCCAAATTCTTTTGAGAAGGACTTCTCACCTGAAGAGAGGGCAATCTGTCGGCAATATGATGTCTTCATGCGTTTTCATACCAAAGAAGAGCATGAGGATCTGCTTCAGACTGTTATTGCAGAGCATCGGACACGGAAGCGAATTCAAGAACTTAAG gAAGCTCGAGCTGCTGGTTGCCGCACATCGGCTGAGGCCGATAGATACCTTgaacagaaaaggaaaagggaagcAGAAGAAAATGCTTGTAGACCAAAAGAAAGCGCTCAGGTTGGTCCAAGCACTCAGGCTGGTCCAAATGCGTTCATGGCTTCAGAGTCTGCTGGCAAGGAGTTAAATTCCAGGCCAGCAGGACTGGCTACTCCAAGCTCTGTGAATGATTTAGATATAATGGGCAGTTATAGGGCAGATCTATTGTCTGAAAGT GAGAAGCGGCTGTGCAGCGAGACTCAGCTACCCCCACCTCTTTATCTTAAGATGCAAGAGGTTATGTCAATCGAAATCATCAGGGGTAATGTCGCAAAGAAATCCGATGCCCATAACTTGTTCAAGCTTGAAACTAGCAAAATTGACACGGTTTATGATATGCTTGTGAAAAAGGGGATTGCACAACCATGA